The following proteins are co-located in the Gordonia polyisoprenivorans genome:
- a CDS encoding DUF3043 domain-containing protein yields the protein MKLPWKKDDSAPADEAVETLDDSDSTDSVDLSKSQRGSAYTPAKGRPTPSRREAEGRRRGPVAPPPTTRAEARARKKELRSSMSREDKKKASADRRAQRLEQRERMMAGDERYLMPRDRGDARRYTRNLVDSRRNFAGLFMPFAIVLIVVMFVPSIAVYSTFLLLAFVILMAIDGVILGRMVNKRVAERYPDAGEGGLKLGWYAFTRAMQLRQMRAPKPQVSPGDEV from the coding sequence GTGAAACTGCCATGGAAGAAGGACGACTCCGCACCCGCGGACGAGGCCGTCGAGACCCTTGACGATTCCGACTCGACGGATTCGGTTGATCTCTCGAAATCGCAGCGTGGCAGTGCTTATACGCCCGCCAAGGGCCGCCCGACCCCGTCGCGCCGAGAGGCCGAGGGCCGTCGCCGCGGACCGGTCGCCCCGCCGCCGACGACCCGGGCCGAGGCCCGCGCGCGCAAGAAGGAACTGCGCAGCTCGATGTCACGGGAGGACAAGAAGAAGGCGTCGGCCGACCGCCGTGCCCAGCGCCTCGAGCAGCGCGAGCGGATGATGGCCGGCGACGAGCGCTACCTGATGCCGCGTGATCGCGGTGACGCCCGTCGCTACACGCGCAACCTCGTCGATTCCCGACGCAACTTCGCCGGACTGTTCATGCCGTTCGCGATCGTGTTGATCGTGGTGATGTTCGTGCCCTCGATCGCGGTGTACTCGACCTTCCTGCTGCTGGCCTTCGTCATCCTGATGGCCATCGACGGGGTCATCCTCGGCCGCATGGTCAACAAGCGGGTGGCCGAGCGCTATCCCGACGCCGGCGAGGGCGGTCTGAAGCTCGGCTGGTACGCCTTCACCCGCGCGATGCAGCTACGTCAGATGCGCGCGCCCAAACCGCAGGTCTCCCCCGGCGACGAAGTCTGA
- a CDS encoding glycerate kinase family protein: MRILIAPDSFGDTLTAVSAAEAVARGWLSARPADEVIRAPQSDGGPGFVAVLAEHLGTLHTETVFGPLGAAVDAQWLLDERDPDRPVAYIECAQACGLHQLGGRPTARTAMAADTFGVGQLVDAALRAGAGSVVVGLGGSATTDGGRGLVEALGGPDRAVARCAAIEVVAASDVENPLLGALGAAAVFGPQKGADADTLGRLEERMTQWSRVLARMAGRDVGADAGAGAAGGLGAALLALGGRRVSGATVVAEVTDRDAQIAAADLVITGEGKFDSQTLRGKVVSALTTTARAASVPTLVVAGQIALTPEEIADAGIAAAHSLVDHAGSVRLAMDDAGNQLERMVRGIAAAWP; this comes from the coding sequence ATGCGCATCCTGATCGCACCCGACTCCTTCGGTGACACGCTGACCGCGGTGTCGGCGGCCGAGGCCGTCGCCCGCGGATGGCTCTCCGCCCGACCCGCCGACGAGGTGATCCGCGCACCCCAGTCCGACGGCGGGCCGGGTTTCGTCGCGGTCCTCGCCGAGCATCTCGGGACGCTGCACACCGAGACGGTCTTCGGGCCGCTCGGCGCCGCGGTCGACGCGCAGTGGCTACTCGACGAACGCGATCCCGACCGTCCCGTTGCCTACATCGAATGCGCGCAGGCATGCGGCCTGCACCAACTCGGCGGTCGCCCCACGGCACGCACGGCGATGGCCGCCGACACCTTCGGTGTGGGACAACTCGTCGACGCGGCCCTGCGCGCCGGGGCCGGCTCGGTGGTCGTCGGACTCGGCGGCAGCGCCACCACCGACGGCGGCCGGGGACTCGTCGAGGCCCTCGGCGGCCCGGATCGCGCGGTCGCGCGCTGTGCCGCCATCGAGGTGGTTGCGGCCTCCGACGTGGAGAACCCGCTACTCGGTGCCCTGGGCGCGGCCGCGGTGTTCGGCCCACAAAAGGGGGCCGACGCCGACACCCTCGGGCGTCTCGAAGAGCGCATGACCCAGTGGTCGCGGGTGCTCGCCCGCATGGCCGGGCGCGATGTCGGGGCCGACGCCGGCGCCGGGGCGGCCGGAGGTCTGGGTGCGGCGCTGCTGGCACTCGGTGGTCGGCGCGTCTCCGGCGCGACGGTGGTCGCCGAGGTCACCGATCGTGACGCCCAGATCGCCGCCGCCGACCTGGTGATCACCGGGGAGGGCAAGTTCGACAGCCAGACCCTGCGCGGCAAGGTCGTCTCCGCTCTCACCACCACCGCTCGTGCAGCGTCGGTGCCGACACTGGTCGTCGCCGGGCAGATCGCGCTGACTCCCGAGGAGATCGCCGACGCCGGGATCGCCGCGGCACATTCGCTCGTCGACCACGCCGGATCGGTGCGCCTGGCGATGGACGATGCCGGCAACCAACTGGAGCGGATGGTTCGCGGAATCGCGGCGGCATGGCCGTGA